The nucleotide window GGTTGAATACAAAAGTGCACCAGCAACCTTCAAATTTAGGTCTGCATCTGCTCGTAAGTCCCATTAAAGGAGGTAGGATTTATTCCGTGCTTAGAGTTCGATTCCAAAACCTTTGGTTAAGGGAGGATTAATCTTATCCATCTCACGATAATCCTTAGTGGTTATTGCTAATTAGAACCTTTTTCATACTAAGTTCATTATgtgttttatctttttatttaatGGAAATTACAAAACATTTCAGCTGGCCATTAATTTGATGGTTAATCAACTGCTGGGAGTGTCAAATGAATCAGAGGTGAATGAGATGGCTCAATTATTCTCTGATTTTGTGGATGGATGCCTTTCCGTTCCAATCAATATGCCTGGTTTTGCTTACCATACTGCTATGCAGGTAAAAATAAGTCAGGTCTTACCATATTAAGTGTGTATTTTAGTGATTGATTATAgagtggaaaatatttttcaaaaaaatgataATATTAGGTACCTAGATACTTTTTTGATGTAAGTTATATAAAGATTGATAATAATGTCTAAGTGTTGGTTATAATAGTAGTATGAATTTAAGAAAATTGTGAAAGAAAATGACTTCCACCCAAAAAAATGAGGATAGTTATTTTTCCCTTTTGGTGGAAATTGTTGttttcataaaaaatattttctcgcAACTAATACCAGAAAATGACTTATTTTTTCGCCAAAATACTTTCCGTGACAAACAAACTGCAAGTGTAGACATTTTTTCTCCATAATTTATAGTAGTACATACTAATAATATAAATTGTTGTAAAACTTttagtagtatatatatattttgtggggGATTGAATTAATGTTACTTTTTAAGATAATATATTAGTTGAAAGGCCACAATAGAATGATGAAGCGTCTGTTATGTTAATTGAATAGGCAAGAGAGAATATTATAATGAAGATAAACAAGATTATTGAGAAACACAGGAGGGAACCATCAGCTGGAAATGGGAATGGTGTGATATATAGACTGCTAGAGGAAGAAAGCTTACCAGATAATGCAGTTGCTGATTTCATTATAAACCTCTTGTTTGCTGGAAATGAGACCACAGCTAAGACAATGGCATTTGCTGTTTACTTCCTTACTCAATGTCCTAAGGCCATGAAACAATTACAGGTACATAATTTACACTCCATTGTACAAAAATAAGCCTAATTTCTTTTTGTTGCATATTTTATCAATGTATTATCACTACGGTGCTCAGTGATATATAGAGCTACACggattaataatataaataaacacTTTACTAAAACATgaatttttttctttccaaatcatcTTTATTGCTCTAATATATTAGTGGGTCATTAATTGAGTAAAGAAATTTATTAGATAAAGGGTAATTTAGACAAACTTTAACGGCATGAAATATTTATCTTGAGGGGTACGCAAAaactttaaagaaaaaaaataatatatatgaacCGTAGGGATGTAAATGAACACTAACATTTACAAAGTCGTAGCTGTCTAAGCCAattgtttttcatttttacctTGTGTCCATAAGGATAGGATGAGCAAGAGAGCATAACAAGAAGTCAGAAGGGTAGCTTTGATACTGAGGAGGAGATGCTCACTTGGCAAGATTACAAATCCATGCCTTTTACTCAATGTGTAAGTACTCTTTTGGATTTCATaaaccccccaccccccacccccaccccaaaaagaaaaaaaatactccaGCAGCTTAATTTTGATTTCTGAAACAACTTTTATTGGCAGGTAACAGATGAAACACTTCGGGTTGGAggtattgcaatatggttgatgCGAGAAGCCACCAACGATGTTGTATATGAAGGTATGATGCTTAGTTTATTCTCAATCTATTTATTCATGTTTTCACAAAATCATTATCGGCAAGAAAATTTTGTAAACCCAAATTAGAAAAACAAAATTTATCTTCCTAATAGATTAAACTTTCAGATGAAGCGTTTTATGCAATTTAACATGGTCTCAAAAGTAGTCACCAGTCTTGCATGTGCCCCTCTAATGGTTTAAATTTTTATATAAGGTAATTTACACTATACAACAAGCTGAACATAATAATCCTAGGACATGCCTTCATGGCTTCAACTATTATCATATACTAATAGTTTAAAAAAGGTGCCCGGTGCACAAGACATCATGTGTTCACGCAGGGTTCAGGGAAGGGCATCACAAAAGATGTGACGTAGACAATCtatcctaatgcaagcattagtggctgtctttacggcttgaacccgtgaccgaagacaactttaccgttgcttaAAGGCTCTCAGATAGTACCATATGTCACttactttttgtttttctatCTATATGTAGATTATGTTATCCCAAAAGGCTGTTTTGTGGTACCATTTCTCTCAGCAGTGCATCTAAATGAAAACATCTATGATGATCCTAGAATTTTCAACCCTTGGAGATGGATGGATCCTGAAAACCAGGTTAGCCATTTAACCAATAGCTAGAGTTTCAACCAGTTTTTTGGGGGGCTTTGTAAATTGATTTATGTGCTAATGACATATATGTGCTACTGAAATAATTATTCTTTTGTGAAATCATAATtgcaataaaaggaaaagagaaattggAGAAATAGCCCATTTTTCGccccatttggaggaggaggacgCTTTTGTCCTGGTGCAGAATTGGCCCGCCTTCAAATCGCACTATTTCTTCATTACTTTGTCACTACTTACAGGTAGGCATTTCACTGCTCTTATTATTTTCAGTAAATATATTCACAAATCTCGGACGTTATTTATTGCAAAATCTTCATAATTAAcatttgaatttaaaaaaatagttttttttgttgttgtaattttgtggaaaatgatgtgtgtttgaagatgaattttgattTTGTGTGTTGAAAGAATTGTGTTTAGAAACAAACCTTTGATTAATTTTTTAACCTTTTTtcggaaaataacatatttattCTAGAAAACAAAATATTTCTACTTCAGTCAGCAACTTTTACGACATCTTTTCAAATTCTTGTTTAAGACTTCAAACGAAGTATAATACATTAACGTTAGGATAGAGTAATTCTGAAAGAATTGTTGCTTAAATTGATTTAATCTTGTAATACAATTAAAGCTGCATGTTTTGATAACACAATTTCGCAATATGAAACAACAATAATATTGCTAAACTAATaaaaagaaagcaaggaactgATTTTGTACTCCAACTAGTACATATATATGTTCATATTTGTCCAAATTTCATTTAATTTGTTCTTTTCAGAGACATAAACATCATATAGTTTAATAACTACAGAGAATACATAAATAAGggttaaacaaaaacaaaagagtgTTTTTTAAACCGTTTAAACTTTTAGATAAATTGGTTACACATTTCAACAATTAAATGTGTCCCTTTGTTCACATAATGTTTTCAAATGGATAAGTAAAATTATCTCTTAAAAGAAgataaattgaaagtttaaactAACTATAATGGGGAGATTTTCTTAACaatcatttttgagaaaaaaaaagaactttcAATATAATGAGGAGACTATAGTAgtttttatttcttattatgGCAAATATGTACTTTTTTGGTTTGAAAATATAAATCAAATTTTTGGAATAAAAATGACCAATTTATGAAACCTTTATCTAAATGAAGGAAAAGAAGGTTTTAATGAAAAAGCAAAAATGACATATTTGAGTGAAAATagtacgggctagccagttttcggattggtaattgaaaaatagtcagcatttgcaaagttattgaaaaatagccactattttgctgcaacaccaaaaatttccagcataatatactggagattggagcacatgtggaTGAACTTCCATCATATATtatggaactctagtatattatgttatgctggaagtccagtatattatactggaacccagtatattatgctggaatattttccggactttgaatagtgttttcgtttagatttaactttacataaaaagtggctaaatttcgattacttttgaaacggTGGCtatttcaattaccacttgtaaatctgacaaTCTTTTAATTTCGCCCCATATTAGATGGAATGCAAGACCAATTTAATTCCTTCAAAATTCCGCTATTGATTAAGTATGAATTTGAATTAACAAATTGAAACCTTACTGAATTTATAGGTGGAAGCAACTGAAAGAAGATCGGATGTCTTTCTTTCCATCTGCTCGTTTGGTCAATGGCCTCCAGATACAATTAACCAGAAATTAAGCCCCAGACAATGCATTTATTGGATGTTTGTCAAACTAATCCAATTTCATTAATCTTGTACTCTACTTATTTCTTTGTTCATTTTCATGTTATAATAAAAATCGAATTTAAATGTCGATAGTGTGTGATTTCTTTGTAAAAATGatcaaatttttttttatgtttgtttTATACTGGTTCAACTGTTTCCATGTGAAATACGGAGTGTGTTTGCCCCAATTTCCTCCCTTTGTTTGCCTAACTAACATAATacattcatgatttaaattctatgGTTCAACCTTTAAGATTTTTAGCGTTGAACTCattatacttttaaaattatgagcatatttactatttattataattttaaaattcgcGACATCAAAAATTATGAGTTCAATTGAATCTGATATCATTCTATTAAACCCGCCCTGCTAACATTTGTAGCATGAAAGTAAGGAGGAAACAAGCCTCCAACAGTGTCATGTGACTATGCCCAACTTAGACTTAATGATAATCAATGCTAGCAATAAATGTGTGAATTATCGAAGATGCAATGGCAAAACTGTTCAACTCTTCATCATTTTAACCATTGCAGTCAATCAACTTAAACAGTAacaatattattatattataataaAAACTAAATCGATAACTAATTCAAGTCAACagagaatcaaatatttaaccgaaaataataaataatttttgacatgggctaaaagtgaaaaaagccAACTAAATTTTCGGATTTTTCTGAGTTTGGTTGGGCTGGCCAACTGAGCCCGAATCAGGACTGCTGTTCCAAATCCAGATAGAGGATAAACGACCCGATTGCGAAGAAAACATGCCCTAATAATCTCCCATTTCGTCGTTGGTAATAAAATTACTCCGAATCAATAATCGGTGGTTAGTGTCTTCAATTGCAGCCATGGCTGGTAGAGAAGTTCGAGAATATACCAATCTCACAGATCCTAAAGGTACATTTGCCCCATTAACTCATGCAAAAGACTCCCTTTTTTCGTTGATTAGGGTTTCATTAACATGCAATCAAATTGCAGATAAGAAATTTGGTAAAGGAAAGGATAAAATTGATGACGAGGAAATTGCCTTTCATCGCATGGTTTCTAAGGTTAGCCAATCCCGCTTCTCTAATCTTATCACACTTCACCATTTAccttttcatttgttttcaaTCCACGAATTGACCTTTTAttatacttttttatttttcaaatgttgAGTTGACAATTACTGTAATATTGAAATTTCCACTTTCAATATTATAGAAAAAAAATGGATACGACATAAAAGGCTTTTAGTTGTTTGAAGAACTCGAGAGTATATGGTAAGGAAGGTTCATGATTTGGTATAGTAAATCGCGCTTTACATATGCTGATATTAAATGGTTAATGAATTAATGTAGAGAAGCAAAGCTCTTTTGGCCCATTATATATTTGTAATCATCATGATCTAAGTCTGAAGATTGTTGATATTCTTACTCAGCAGCATTTAATCTTCTTCCATCTGCGTGTTGTTTGTTGTTATAAGCTGGAACGAGAATAAAGGGATTTATTTTCTTGTtctacaaagaaagaaaaaaagacgtCCTCTTGTCTAAATTTGGAAGATTTACCGAAATAACTTGGATGCTGAGCACCAGTTCGGCTTTACATCCTCTTACTTAAGTAAATCCTTTTTTCTTTCTCCCCAcagtctctttttttttttctccacCAGACATTAAATGAACACGGGACATCTTACAAGACTATAATCAACTAGAGTAACATGTCTTGACTAAATAGTGCTAGATATCTGGATGGAGTTAAGTAGCAGAAACTTATCAAAAAGACAAAGAATTAAAGGAGTATTCTTGATCGCACCAGCAATTAGCATTCAGTTTAGAGGTCTTTGCTAGGATATTCTGCATATAAAGATTCTGCAGAGAAGTTTAGCACTGCTACACCAAATTGGTATGTTTTTGAATCCTTGTAACTTATCCAAAAAGAAGGACCCCCCTGAAAGTCAAAATACAGTAGAGAAGTTTCAGGCCTAGATTATATTACACAATGATCCTCTTAAAATCATGGGAGTGGTCTGATAACATGCCCTGGCAGGGATCTTGGCTTTTCCTACTGGGTGCTTGATGTGTTTCAGATGCGAGATGTTGCTGGGGAACGTGGAGGTTACCTTCATGGAAGAGGCGGTATTGATGCTTGCTCTGCttgattcattttctttttctgtttcttctttttGCTGCAATTTTCACACATAATAAAGTGTCATAGTTTCTTGAGAATTGTGTAAGTTTTGAAAATGCAGCCCTAGACAGTGATGACCTGCTCTATCTCAAGGAACAGATGGAAGCTGAGGAGGACGCTGAACGCCTTCTGCGCCGCACTGAAAAACGTGCATTCCAAGTATTCAAAATATccttttgtttgttttcttggattttatctCATTTTGCATGTGCATGATTTGTTTATTGGCTTATGATACAACTGAATTTCATCAATATATCAAAAATTGTGAAGTTTTTTTGACTGATTTATCACATGGATTTTCTCTTACCTGCATAATACAACTGCTGTGACTTTGGGAAACAAGAGAGCATTTATATCTTTGTAATCGTCTGGTAGTTCGTGATTTCCGTAACAATTTGAAACAAAGCTGTTGCTGATTCTTCACCTGCATTACTTCCTCTGACGCTTCGTGTTGAGCCCAAGCCAAAGAGTGGGATCAGGTTTGAACTTATCTTCTAATCCAAGGCAGATCAATCGCCCAAAGTATCTCTGGGAATCAACTCAACGTGTGAGCTTTGCAGGCAACAAGATGTACTAAAAAGGGTTGTAGAAGTCAAATCTAAGAAGCCGAAAGTCTCTAACCCATCCAATGGGAATGATTTTCTTGTACATCCAAGTACACAGGCTGCACCAAGTGGCAAGTGTGATGCCGATCATGAGAAGCAGATAGAGACTTTGCCAGCTAGACCAAGTGATGCTGGAGCTAGAACAGAGATAGAAAATCCAGTGAAAAAATTGCTTGCAGCATATGAGAGTTCTGATGATGATGACTGATTTTGCTAGGATTTATTTGTCTATGATGCTTAGTAGAGTGTTTGAATCAAGAAAACATCAGTTATAGGTGCTTGAATTAATGAGCGTCATTAGTTGGTGCATGTGCCCATCCTAATCAAGAACCCTGACTTGCTTGTTTTACCATGTTTACAGATGATGGGCAGCCGCAATTCATACTGGAGTTTGCTTTTACCTTCAAAATTGACAGTGTAGCATTCTCCCTCCCCTGCATGCATGGGGAGAGCCTAAATTAGATGAGAGTTCTATTTCTACTACGTACTGTTTCCTTTGTAAAGTGAATTGTAGGTTCACCACTTgatcatgaaataataataataataataataataatgagagagagagagctgaCATACAAAGTGCTGTTCACAAGAGGCACCAGTATTAACATCTCGTGTCAATTGGGTTTAACAAAAGGGGGACgcttaaagaaggaaaaagaaaaaataatcaaGTGAAAAAGCATATTTTAATTGGCGTTACCTAGAGGCGATTCTCAACTCTTCATTCCATTTataggaacaacaacaacaacccagtaataaTCCCACTAGTGGCATATGGggagggtagagaggctgtttccggggGACCCTCGACTCAAAACGAATCCATTTATAGGAACAGTGAACTACAAATACATCCACGATCTCAAGAGTTTTGCAGGAAGATTTCTATTGAGTAATGAAAAGTTCTTGCTTAGTTATGAAATAACGGCCAATGATGTTCGCCTGCTCTACAATAAATTGCTCGTGAAAAGTCCCCATCCGTTTGCTGGGTATATCGATAGAGAGATCTTTCAAATTTGGCAGACCCTCAACTTGCATACCATCTCCACAAATGAGGAATTGGTTCCCAACTATAAAAGATCCAGAAACACGAATTGCAACTCCATCTTGACCATGAGTACGGCATTGAACTTTCTCCACAACATGCACAAGCTTTTCTGGAGGCCATTCACCAGCTAATGTCTTCCGTATATTGGACATGGTTGAAAAGATATTGCTGGGACCAATGGATTCTTTCCCGCCAAAGCTTAAACGTCATAGAAGCATTGAAGTTAGAAGGTAAAGTCAAGAGGACCACAAAGAGCTTCAAAAAATCATAACCCGTGATTGCCAAGAGCCTTAAATATAGATGCTCTTGTCGTTGTGTTGATAAATGCAAAGAGAGACAGAGACACAGTAAAAACTTTGCTCAAAACTGCAAGCAAGAAGAGTGTGGTCTCATGAAATATGATTCAAGGGTATGCACAAAGAGCCTCAAATTCCTCAGATGCCACAATATTCCCAGAGCAAGACCTAGGCTCTAGGAGCCAGGTCCCACAGTATACATCTGTTTGTACGGATGCTTGTTACGCGTGTCAAAACAAAACAGAAGACATACTAAAATCAAATTTCTCCTTGCAACAAACAAGTCTAGACTTAAAGTCGCAAATGTCACTATGTCAGATACCTGAATGTGGAGCATTCATTATATAATGTCTTGGTATGCTGCCAAAATTCATCGGATCCATCAAACAGCAAATAGTAATGTATTGTCAGCATCTGACACAGCAAACAACAAACATGAATTCAGCATCACCTACTCTTAAAAGTTTTAGCCTATTGTAACTTTGATTGTTAGCGAGTTAACAAAATTAATACAGCCAACGAGCAGGCCCATGCTCTCTACGACATCTTAATTCTAATAGATTTTTCACCAAATGAAGGAATTAGAGCTACTGCAAAGGTAAAAATGAAGTAGAAAACTCACATCTGCCAAATCTTTCATCCTCTGTGTAGGATCAAAAATGCTTCTGACAAAAGCACCCAAATCCACTGCAGAATCAGTATACTTGGTAATAAATGGATGTGAAAGAAGCTGCAATTAAAGAGGACCATGAGCCACCATGCAATCTTAAACCAGTCTACTTTGTACATCATACCTTCACCATTGTTAGCAGTAAAGGTCCTAATGTATCAGCCTACATAGAAAACTCTATGATAGACATAAAAGTAACTGCAGCCACCCGTTTCATACAGGTCAATGATAAACTTCAATGAATATATATGCACATACATAATGTACATTAAGCTCCAAAAGTTGAAAGCTGTATAAAATAATGCCAAATGCCTTCCCCTGTTGTCCCATGTTCAATGAAAAAA belongs to Nicotiana tabacum cultivar K326 chromosome 6, ASM71507v2, whole genome shotgun sequence and includes:
- the LOC107811473 gene encoding abietadienol/abietadienal oxidase is translated as MEIYSDFWVLIICTLFFLVFIKYKKGKSKKGNAKFPPGRRGWPIIGDSFNWYNAVASSHPPCFVEKQVQKYGKIFSCSLHGKWAVVSVDPAFNRFVMQNEGKLFKSSYPKSFRDLVGKNGVITAQGEQQRKLHSIASNMMRLDKLKFHFLQDIQRVIQQTLNNFQDNEVILLQDVCRKLAINLMVNQLLGVSNESEVNEMAQLFSDFVDGCLSVPINMPGFAYHTAMQARENIIMKINKIIEKHRREPSAGNGNGVIYRLLEEESLPDNAVADFIINLLFAGNETTAKTMAFAVYFLTQCPKAMKQLQDEQESITRSQKGSFDTEEEMLTWQDYKSMPFTQCVTDETLRVGGIAIWLMREATNDVVYEDYVIPKGCFVVPFLSAVHLNENIYDDPRIFNPWRWMDPENQEKRNWRNSPFFAPFGGGGRFCPGAELARLQIALFLHYFVTTYRWKQLKEDRMSFFPSARLVNGLQIQLTRN
- the LOC107811475 gene encoding uncharacterized protein LOC107811475 isoform X2, yielding MAGREVREYTNLTDPKDKKFGKGKDKIDDEEIAFHRMVSKMRDVAGERGGYLHGRGALDSDDLLYLKEQMEAEEDAERLLRRTEKRAFQVFKSCC
- the LOC107811475 gene encoding uncharacterized protein LOC107811475 isoform X1, yielding MAGREVREYTNLTDPKDKKFGKGKDKIDDEEIAFHRMVSKMRDVAGERGGYLHGRGALDSDDLLYLKEQMEAEEDAERLLRRTEKRAFQVFKISFCLFSWILSHFACA